A region from the Chrysoperla carnea chromosome 4, inChrCarn1.1, whole genome shotgun sequence genome encodes:
- the LOC123297358 gene encoding p21-activated protein kinase-interacting protein 1-like encodes MPEEKASSFEIILGTYEEFTLGYKFCYKDKKCSLVQSFATHDHSGSVRTISSEGRYAATGASDDRAIIYDMLKRREQSVLTHHNGTVNSVVFTPDGTHLITASDDGVLAAVRCGNWQVEKVWPKAHGGTPVKFIAVHPSGKLALTLGNDITLRTWNLIKGRQAYVVRLQPHMRSADTVAWSSDEKTFVIFSQKHLELWSIDQGGCLMKTERKLLISSVQWIGDHIIVGHENGSIVILDRSLNVIVEDLTHTVRIKCISSFNSKWIITADSSGKIIVWKWRKNKLIKKCDTNAGCRITCMTIVKPITFAKDELKTENVAEVVENEETISDIDDDGNTSKKRKSIAYIVEEHDDSDNNEDQKVKKKKTKHLKKQKIQTDHKIKEKVRKGKRKKNET; translated from the exons atgccAGAAGAAAAAGCATcaagttttgaaataatactTGGAACTTATGAAGAATTTACATTAGgctataaattttgttacaaagacaaa AAGTGTAGTTTGGTGCAAAGTTTTGCAACACATGATCATAGTGGAAGTGTTCGAACAATTTCATCAGAAGGTCGATATGCAGCCACTGGTGCTTCGGATGATCGAGCTATTATATACGATATGCTTAAAAGACGTGAGCAATCTGTTTTAACTCATCATAATGGAACTGTAAATTCTGTTGTATTTACTCCTGATGGAACTCATTTAATCACTGCTTCTGATGATGGAGTTTTAGCTGCTGTACGTTGTGGTAATTGGCAAGTCGAAAAG GTTTGGCCAAAAGCACATGGAGGTACCCCTGTAAAATTCATAGCCGTGCATCCTAGCGGGAAATTAGCATTAACACTTGGTAACGACATAACACTACGTACCTGGAATCTAATTAAAGGACGTCAAGCTTACGTTGTACGTTTACAACCGCATATGCGTAGTGCAGATACAGTAGCATGGAGTTCTGATGAAAAAACTTTTGtgatattttctcaaaaacatttAGAACTATGGAGCATTGATCAAGGTGGTTGTTTAATGAAAACTGaacgaaaattattaatttcttcgGTACAATGGATTGGTGATCATATTATTGTAGGCCATGAAAACGGTTCGATTGTTATACTTGATAGATCATTAAATGTAATTGTTGAAGATTTAACGCATACAGTTCGAATTAAATGTATTAGTAGTTTTAATTCAAAGTGGATAATAACAGCTGATAGTTCTGGTAAAATTATTGTATGGAAATGGCGgaagaataaattaattaaaaaatgtgacacAAATGCCGGTTGTCGTATCACATGTATGACAATTGTTAAACCAATTACGTTTGCTAAAGATGAACTTAAAACGGAAAATGTGGCAGAAGTAGTTGAAAATGAAGAAACAATTAGTGATATTGACGACGATGGTAATACATCAAAGAAACGAAAATCCATTGCATATATTGTTGAAGAACATGACGATAGTGACAATAATGAAGACCAAAAGGTGAAGAAGAAGAAAACTAAACAtttgaagaaacaaaaaatacaaacggATCATAAAATTAAGGAGAAAGTGAGAAAAGGAAAACGGAAGAAAAATGAAACTtag